A stretch of Crossiella cryophila DNA encodes these proteins:
- a CDS encoding putative bifunctional diguanylate cyclase/phosphodiesterase, whose protein sequence is MTLPMPESGRPVGAVPLSPAERAKARARLARRWAGQISTTEYVPLEPEEFQRSLDAMLDALVSAARAEPFQAQQAAAHGAGLVEAGCTGPAALQHTMDVLGKGLLELPELAGSPHNPARVVQLLGALAAGYSEAVRLRTLSQQDTMLKALRVTLQDRSRELTLANARFEHLLAGTSSGVAVTDADGRILVVNDALAKILGLAEHELPPGSLFELSHPEDVAALRNAYRSLLEGRSTRTRNEHRLVRADGERIWAVLCLAAVRPGEPGSQVVAVLEDSSELKLLQGQMNRQALHDRLTQLPNRQYFGSNLERVLRHADPAAGITLYHLDLDGFSLITHGLGRQIGDLVLDTVARRLKNVVAREQAMVARFGADEFAVLVQNGPGTPDVVRMIERITAALAEPLYVGESGLATTACLGVVDRPSRDLSAEQLLEAAELALARAKRNGCAQWALFDPFQDARDRERAGLAAALPGAWETGQLAVAYQPLSTMDGSRVLGVDALLHWDHPRRGPVRHELCADLAEQTGLIMTLGVAVLRRACAQVQQWREQGHDVPLHIALTANQSADPDLVRHVRSIVDSTGMPPDQLWLGMPAPALLNPATEAAENLRLLAAAGVRTELLEFSATAADLTCLEDLPLSAVRVARALVDRQAHRTGPDSLVARGLRELLRLVRAAGVTVFVTGVEHEAQAAWWQSVGVDAARGGHFAPAGPPERILDLLDPRG, encoded by the coding sequence GTGACCCTGCCCATGCCGGAGAGCGGGCGGCCCGTCGGGGCCGTGCCGCTCTCCCCGGCCGAGCGCGCCAAGGCGCGGGCCCGGCTGGCCCGCCGGTGGGCCGGGCAGATCAGCACCACCGAGTACGTGCCGCTGGAGCCGGAGGAGTTCCAGCGCAGCCTGGACGCCATGCTGGACGCGCTGGTCAGCGCGGCCCGCGCGGAGCCGTTCCAGGCCCAGCAGGCCGCCGCGCACGGCGCCGGGCTGGTCGAGGCGGGCTGCACCGGTCCGGCGGCGTTGCAGCACACCATGGACGTGCTGGGCAAGGGACTGCTGGAGCTGCCCGAGCTGGCCGGTTCGCCGCACAACCCGGCCAGGGTGGTGCAGTTGCTCGGCGCGCTGGCGGCCGGGTACAGCGAGGCGGTGCGGCTGCGCACGTTGTCCCAGCAGGACACCATGCTCAAGGCGCTGCGGGTGACCCTGCAGGACCGGAGCCGGGAGCTGACCCTGGCCAACGCCCGGTTCGAGCACCTGCTGGCCGGCACCAGCAGCGGGGTCGCGGTCACCGACGCCGACGGCCGCATCCTGGTGGTCAACGACGCGCTGGCCAAGATCCTGGGGCTGGCCGAGCACGAACTGCCGCCGGGGTCGCTGTTCGAGCTGAGCCACCCGGAGGACGTGGCCGCGCTGCGCAACGCCTACCGCTCGCTGCTGGAGGGCCGCAGCACCCGCACCCGCAACGAGCACCGGCTGGTGCGCGCCGACGGCGAGCGGATCTGGGCGGTGCTCTGCCTGGCCGCGGTGCGGCCGGGTGAGCCGGGCAGCCAGGTGGTCGCGGTGCTGGAGGACAGTTCGGAGCTGAAGTTGTTGCAGGGCCAGATGAATCGGCAGGCCTTGCACGACCGGCTGACCCAGCTGCCGAACCGGCAGTACTTCGGCAGCAACCTGGAACGGGTGCTGCGGCACGCCGACCCGGCGGCCGGGATCACCCTGTACCACCTGGACCTGGACGGGTTCTCGCTGATCACGCACGGGCTGGGCAGGCAGATCGGCGATCTGGTGCTGGACACGGTGGCCCGGCGGCTCAAGAACGTGGTGGCGCGGGAACAGGCGATGGTGGCCCGCTTCGGCGCGGACGAGTTCGCGGTGCTGGTGCAGAACGGGCCGGGCACCCCGGATGTGGTGCGGATGATCGAGCGGATCACCGCGGCACTGGCCGAACCGCTCTACGTCGGCGAGTCCGGGCTGGCCACCACGGCCTGCCTCGGTGTGGTGGACCGGCCCTCGCGGGACCTCTCCGCCGAGCAGCTGCTGGAGGCCGCCGAGTTGGCGCTGGCCAGGGCCAAGCGCAACGGCTGCGCGCAGTGGGCGCTGTTCGACCCGTTCCAGGACGCCAGGGACCGGGAGCGGGCCGGCCTGGCCGCCGCGCTGCCGGGGGCCTGGGAGACCGGTCAGCTGGCCGTCGCCTACCAGCCGCTGTCCACAATGGACGGATCAAGGGTGCTGGGCGTGGACGCGCTGCTGCACTGGGACCACCCGCGGCGCGGCCCGGTGCGGCACGAGCTGTGCGCGGACCTGGCCGAGCAGACCGGCCTGATCATGACCCTGGGCGTGGCGGTGCTGCGCCGGGCCTGCGCGCAGGTCCAGCAGTGGCGGGAACAGGGCCATGACGTGCCGCTGCACATCGCGCTGACCGCCAACCAGTCCGCCGACCCGGACCTGGTCCGCCACGTCCGGTCCATTGTGGACAGCACAGGGATGCCGCCGGACCAGCTCTGGCTGGGCATGCCCGCGCCCGCGCTGCTCAACCCGGCCACCGAGGCCGCGGAGAACCTGCGGCTGCTGGCCGCGGCGGGGGTGCGCACCGAGCTGCTGGAGTTCAGTGCCACCGCCGCCGACCTGACCTGCCTGGAGGACCTGCCGCTGAGCGCGGTCCGGGTGGCCAGGGCGCTGGTGGACCGGCAGGCGCACCGAACCGGCCCGGACTCGCTGGTGGCCAGGGGACTGCGCGAGTTGCTGCGGCTGGTCAGGGCGGCCGGGGTGACCGTGTTCGTCACCGGCGTCGAGCACGAGGCCCAGGCCGCCTGGTGGCAGTCGGTCGGGGTGGACGCGGCCCGCGGCGGGCATTTCGCGCCCGCGGGGCCGCCGGAGCGGATCCTGGACCTGCTGGACCCGCGGGGCTAG
- a CDS encoding alpha/beta hydrolase: MRPLRVLGTALFTALTLLTSPLTAVAADAQVRCAEVEVPVSFGLGLLRETVHGTHCAPVGATPDAVQLLVHGGTYNRHYWNLPFAQGRYSYQRDMARAGHATFAIDALGSGDSSKPLSALITGTAQAGIVHQIVGKLRAGAVGGVKYRRVVLVGHSMGSGIVLLAAALHHSGDGVVFTGMTHSMDLLALAGVFVKGITPSVLDPVLGGRGLDPGYLTTWPGTRGVFHEGGAVEPGVVAADDATKDQVAATVVADLLPFGFILPVSQGIKVPVLIANGDKDNLFCAFSCKDEPTLLASERPYFSQEAKLAVHLVPGAGHSVALGKGAALHRDAIRGWLRSTFPG; the protein is encoded by the coding sequence GTGCGACCCCTCCGGGTTCTTGGCACCGCACTGTTCACCGCCCTCACCCTGCTGACCAGCCCGTTGACCGCCGTTGCCGCGGACGCCCAGGTGCGTTGCGCCGAGGTCGAGGTGCCGGTCTCCTTCGGACTGGGCCTGCTGCGTGAGACCGTGCACGGCACACATTGCGCGCCGGTGGGCGCCACCCCCGATGCGGTGCAGTTGCTGGTGCACGGCGGCACCTACAACCGGCACTACTGGAACCTGCCCTTCGCCCAGGGCCGCTACTCCTACCAGCGGGACATGGCCCGCGCCGGGCACGCCACCTTCGCCATCGACGCGCTCGGCAGCGGGGACAGCTCGAAACCGTTGAGCGCCTTGATCACCGGCACCGCGCAGGCCGGGATCGTGCACCAGATCGTGGGCAAGCTGCGGGCCGGCGCGGTCGGCGGCGTCAAGTACCGGCGGGTGGTGCTGGTCGGGCACTCCATGGGCTCGGGCATCGTGCTGCTGGCCGCCGCGCTGCACCACAGCGGGGACGGCGTGGTGTTCACCGGCATGACGCACTCGATGGACCTGCTGGCGCTGGCCGGGGTCTTCGTCAAGGGCATCACACCCTCGGTGCTGGACCCGGTGCTCGGCGGCCGGGGCCTCGACCCCGGGTACCTCACCACCTGGCCGGGCACCCGCGGTGTCTTCCACGAGGGCGGCGCGGTGGAGCCGGGTGTGGTGGCCGCCGACGACGCCACCAAGGACCAGGTGGCCGCGACCGTGGTGGCCGACCTGCTGCCGTTCGGCTTCATCCTGCCGGTGTCCCAGGGCATCAAGGTGCCGGTGCTGATCGCCAACGGGGACAAGGACAACCTGTTCTGCGCCTTCTCCTGCAAGGACGAGCCGACCCTGCTGGCCAGCGAGCGGCCGTACTTCAGCCAGGAGGCGAAGCTGGCCGTGCACCTGGTGCCTGGGGCCGGGCACTCCGTGGCGCTTGGCAAGGGCGCTGCACTGCACCGGGATGCGATCCGCGGCTGGCTGCGGTCCACCTTCCCGGGCTGA
- a CDS encoding SAM-dependent methyltransferase has protein sequence MSTQTSWVPPDIDVDRASPARVYDYLLGGAWNFQADREMANAAVARMPWVRDLARYNRTFLGRAVRYCAEAGVSQFLDLGSGMPTSKSVHEMAVEIDPESRVVYVEQEQVAVAHSELILATVPGAGILGADMRAAEDVLASPVTRGLLDFAEPVAVIMASSLHYVLDADEAAALVRKYLDAVPSGSYLVVSHITDDGAEGSAEVRQLVELSRSTTAAGAARSRDWIAGLFDGLDLVDPGLVFTSQWRPNTPLRLVTDLPAHASLLAAVARKP, from the coding sequence GTGAGCACCCAGACCAGCTGGGTACCACCTGACATCGACGTGGACCGCGCCAGCCCGGCCCGGGTCTACGACTACCTGCTCGGCGGGGCGTGGAACTTCCAGGCTGATCGCGAGATGGCCAACGCGGCCGTGGCGCGGATGCCCTGGGTCCGGGACCTCGCCCGCTACAACCGCACCTTCCTCGGCCGCGCGGTCCGGTACTGCGCCGAGGCCGGGGTCAGCCAGTTCCTCGACCTCGGCTCGGGCATGCCGACCTCCAAGAGCGTGCACGAGATGGCCGTGGAGATCGATCCGGAGTCCCGGGTGGTCTACGTGGAGCAGGAACAGGTCGCGGTCGCGCACAGCGAGTTGATCCTGGCCACGGTGCCGGGCGCGGGCATCCTCGGCGCGGACATGCGCGCCGCCGAGGACGTGCTGGCCAGCCCGGTCACCCGCGGCCTGCTCGACTTCGCCGAGCCGGTGGCCGTGATCATGGCTTCCTCACTGCACTACGTGCTCGACGCCGACGAGGCCGCCGCCCTGGTGCGCAAGTACCTGGACGCGGTCCCCTCCGGCAGCTACCTGGTCGTCTCGCACATCACCGACGACGGCGCCGAGGGCTCGGCGGAGGTCCGTCAACTGGTCGAGCTGTCCCGGTCCACCACCGCCGCCGGGGCGGCCCGATCCCGGGACTGGATCGCGGGTCTGTTCGACGGGCTGGACCTGGTCGACCCCGGCCTGGTCTTCACCTCGCAGTGGCGCCCGAACACCCCGTTGCGGCTGGTCACCGACCTGCCGGCGCACGCCTCACTGCTCGCGGCGGTGGCCCGCAAACCCTAG
- a CDS encoding cytochrome P450 translates to MSAVLPSIPIAPGRLPVLGHLPAMSRDPLQFLQSLRRQGELVAFHLGARPVYLVNAPELIRQVLVTDAAKFQRGKVFRKARQLLGNGLATADNPEHLEQRRIVQPAFHRARITGYAAIMRAEIERITAAWPEGRRFRLDEQMAELTLNVTAKSLFHTDFSQAAVAEIHRSLAPVLNGVTSRALLPEFLEHLPTPANRRFDEALLRLTSIVDKAIDDYRASGIDHGDLLSMLVTGEPVPDEEIRAQVLNLLMAGTETTATALSWLGYELAAHPAIADRVRAELTRVLGDRQAGPWDLPELSYVDRVITETLRLHTPVWLLMRTSVEPVRLGGADLPAGTEVLVVPPTLHRDPALYPDPLRFDPDRWLHPDAKLWRRTRFFPFGGGAHHCVGDNFAWTEMALTVAAVYRHWDLALAPGARVREVTRAFLKPSSVPVLATRVVTPQS, encoded by the coding sequence ATGAGCGCCGTCCTGCCGTCCATCCCGATCGCACCGGGCAGGCTCCCGGTGCTGGGCCACCTCCCGGCGATGAGCCGGGATCCGTTGCAGTTCCTGCAAAGCCTGCGACGGCAGGGCGAGCTGGTGGCCTTCCACCTCGGCGCCCGCCCGGTCTACCTGGTCAACGCGCCGGAGCTGATCCGGCAGGTGCTGGTGACCGACGCGGCGAAGTTCCAGCGCGGCAAGGTCTTCCGCAAGGCCAGGCAGTTGCTCGGCAACGGCCTGGCCACCGCGGACAACCCGGAGCACCTCGAACAGCGGCGGATCGTGCAGCCTGCCTTCCACCGTGCCCGGATCACCGGCTACGCCGCCATCATGCGGGCCGAGATCGAGCGGATCACCGCGGCCTGGCCCGAGGGCAGGCGGTTCCGGCTGGACGAGCAGATGGCCGAGCTGACCCTCAACGTCACCGCGAAGTCGTTGTTCCACACCGATTTCAGCCAGGCCGCGGTGGCCGAGATCCACCGCTCGCTGGCCCCGGTGCTCAACGGGGTGACCAGCCGGGCGCTGCTGCCGGAGTTCCTGGAGCACCTGCCCACCCCGGCCAACCGCCGCTTCGACGAGGCCCTGCTCCGGCTGACCTCCATCGTGGACAAGGCCATCGACGACTACCGGGCCTCCGGCATCGACCACGGCGACCTGCTGTCCATGCTGGTCACCGGCGAACCCGTGCCCGATGAGGAGATCCGCGCGCAGGTGCTGAACCTGCTGATGGCCGGCACCGAGACCACCGCGACCGCGTTGTCCTGGCTGGGCTACGAACTCGCCGCCCACCCCGCGATCGCGGACCGGGTGCGCGCCGAGCTGACCAGGGTGCTCGGCGACCGCCAGGCCGGACCATGGGACCTGCCCGAACTGTCCTATGTAGACAGAGTGATCACCGAGACACTGCGCCTGCACACCCCGGTCTGGCTGCTCATGCGCACCAGTGTGGAACCGGTCCGGCTCGGTGGCGCCGACCTGCCGGCCGGCACCGAGGTGCTGGTGGTCCCGCCCACCCTGCACCGGGATCCGGCGCTCTACCCCGATCCACTGCGCTTCGACCCGGACCGCTGGCTGCACCCGGACGCCAAACTGTGGCGGCGCACCCGGTTCTTCCCCTTCGGCGGCGGCGCGCACCACTGCGTCGGCGACAACTTCGCCTGGACCGAGATGGCGCTGACGGTGGCCGCGGTGTACCGGCACTGGGACCTCGCCCTGGCGCCGGGCGCCCGGGTCCGCGAGGTCACCCGCGCGTTCCTCAAACCCAGCTCGGTCCCGGTGCTCGCGACAAGGGTGGTAACCCCCCAATCCTGA
- a CDS encoding glycosyltransferase encodes MTSQRALRIVIGADTFPPDVNGAANFAHRLASGLAAAGHDVHVLCPAPDPSVELLAGSHALDGITVHQVRSYRWPFYQKFRFSVPWQANRTATELLRELQPDVVHVQAHFVVGRALAKAAPALGIPLVATNHFMPENLFALVKMPGWLRSTSARLAWRDLVSVFGRAQVVTAPTPRAVELLQANKLGREALAISCGIDIEKYRTAATSAKSPGRTVLFVGRLDEEKRVDELLQALAKLPSELDVRAEIVGDGSCRTGLEELADRLGVRDRVTFHGHLSDAELLAAYARCDLFCMPGIAELQSLVTMEAMAAGKPVIAADAMALPHLVTPGHNGWLFPPGNAHVLAARLTQTLSNPQMLASMGHASQSMIAKHAIGNTIGRFESIYRELVAAAPAQLRQRPRRTRLRRNRELSRTA; translated from the coding sequence ATGACCAGTCAGCGCGCACTCCGCATCGTCATCGGCGCGGACACCTTCCCGCCGGATGTCAACGGCGCGGCCAACTTCGCCCACCGCCTGGCCAGTGGACTGGCCGCCGCGGGCCACGACGTGCACGTGCTCTGCCCGGCCCCTGACCCCTCGGTGGAGCTGCTCGCCGGGTCGCACGCGCTGGACGGGATCACCGTGCACCAGGTGCGTTCCTACCGCTGGCCCTTCTACCAGAAGTTCCGCTTCTCGGTGCCCTGGCAGGCGAACCGGACCGCCACCGAGCTGCTGCGCGAACTGCAGCCGGACGTGGTGCACGTGCAGGCGCACTTCGTGGTCGGCCGCGCGCTGGCCAAGGCCGCGCCCGCGCTGGGCATCCCGCTGGTCGCCACCAACCACTTCATGCCGGAGAACCTGTTCGCGCTGGTCAAGATGCCCGGCTGGCTGCGCTCGACCAGCGCCCGGCTGGCCTGGCGGGACCTGGTGTCGGTGTTCGGCCGGGCCCAGGTGGTCACCGCGCCCACCCCGCGCGCGGTGGAGTTGTTGCAGGCCAACAAACTCGGCCGGGAGGCACTGGCCATCTCCTGCGGCATCGACATCGAGAAGTACCGCACGGCCGCCACGTCCGCGAAGTCCCCTGGCCGCACCGTGCTCTTCGTCGGCAGGCTGGACGAGGAGAAGCGGGTCGACGAACTGCTCCAGGCCCTGGCCAAGCTGCCGTCCGAGCTGGACGTGCGCGCGGAGATCGTCGGCGACGGCAGCTGCCGCACCGGCCTTGAGGAGCTGGCCGACCGCCTCGGCGTGCGGGACCGGGTCACCTTCCACGGCCACCTCAGCGACGCCGAACTGCTCGCCGCCTACGCCCGCTGCGACCTGTTCTGCATGCCCGGCATCGCCGAGTTGCAGAGCCTGGTCACCATGGAGGCGATGGCCGCGGGCAAGCCGGTGATCGCCGCGGACGCGATGGCGCTGCCGCACCTGGTCACCCCTGGGCACAACGGCTGGCTGTTCCCGCCCGGCAACGCCCACGTGCTGGCCGCCCGGCTGACGCAGACGCTGAGCAACCCGCAGATGCTGGCCAGCATGGGTCACGCCAGCCAGTCCATGATCGCCAAACACGCCATCGGGAACACCATCGGCCGGTTCGAGTCGATCTACCGCGAGCTGGTCGCCGCGGCCCCAGCCCAGCTCCGCCAGCGGCCCAGGCGCACCCGGCTGCGCCGCAACCGCGAGCTGTCCCGCACCGCCTAG
- the htpG gene encoding molecular chaperone HtpG codes for MTTPTETLEFQSEARQLLQLMIHSIYSNKDTFLRELVSNASDALDKLRLATYRDKDLDADTGDLHIEIETDPAARTLTVRDNGIGMSREEVVTLIGTIAKSGTAEFLRKLKESQDAAASQDLIGQFGVGFYASFMVADQVTLVTRKAGETEGVRWESAGEGTYTIGPAEDAPQGTSVTLHLKPEDAEDNLFDYTSPAKVREIVKRYSDFLTWPIRMAPLSTPEPVEAAEGEAEAEPAAKPELETVNSMKALWARSQSEVTEEEYAEFYKHVSHDWSGPLETVRLNAEGTFEYQALLFIPSRAPMDLFMRERKRGVQLYVKRVFIMDDCEELVPEYLRFIKGVVDAADLSLNVSREILQQDRQIQLIRKRLVKKILATVKSLQSDKPESYTTFWSEFGKAVKEGLLSDPDNRNAILEICAFDSTHDADKQTSLREYVARMKDGQQHIYYLTGESRQAIENSPHMEALAAKGYEVLILTDPIDEMWVDSVTDFDEKQFQSIAKGQVDLDTEEEKKATEAAREIQQKDYEPLLTWLTTTLEATVKEVRLSTRLTTSPACIVGDTYDLTPNLEKMYRAMGQPLPPIKRILELNPDHPLVTGLRTAHTERPEDESLPETAELLYSMALLAEGGDLPDPSRFIKLLATRLEKTL; via the coding sequence GTGACCACCCCGACCGAAACGCTCGAGTTCCAGTCCGAGGCTCGTCAGCTCCTGCAGTTGATGATTCATTCGATCTACTCGAACAAGGACACCTTCCTGCGCGAACTGGTGTCCAACGCCTCAGACGCACTGGACAAGCTGCGGCTGGCGACCTATCGCGACAAGGACCTGGACGCCGACACCGGCGATCTGCACATCGAGATCGAGACCGACCCGGCGGCGCGCACGCTGACCGTGCGGGACAACGGGATCGGCATGAGCCGGGAGGAGGTCGTCACCCTCATCGGCACCATCGCCAAGTCCGGCACCGCGGAGTTCCTGCGCAAGCTCAAGGAGAGCCAGGACGCGGCCGCCTCCCAGGACCTGATCGGCCAGTTCGGCGTCGGCTTCTACGCCAGCTTCATGGTCGCCGACCAGGTCACCCTGGTCACCAGGAAGGCAGGCGAGACCGAGGGCGTGCGCTGGGAGTCAGCGGGCGAGGGCACCTACACCATCGGCCCTGCCGAGGACGCGCCCCAGGGCACGTCGGTCACCCTGCACCTCAAGCCGGAGGACGCCGAGGACAACCTCTTCGACTACACCAGCCCGGCCAAGGTCCGCGAGATCGTCAAGCGCTACTCCGACTTCCTCACCTGGCCGATCCGGATGGCCCCGCTGTCCACCCCCGAGCCCGTCGAAGCGGCCGAGGGCGAAGCCGAGGCAGAACCGGCGGCCAAGCCGGAGCTGGAAACGGTCAACTCGATGAAGGCGCTCTGGGCCAGGAGCCAGAGCGAGGTCACCGAGGAGGAGTACGCCGAGTTCTACAAGCACGTCAGCCACGACTGGTCCGGCCCGCTGGAGACGGTGCGGCTCAACGCCGAGGGCACCTTCGAGTACCAGGCGCTGCTGTTCATCCCGTCCCGCGCGCCGATGGATTTGTTCATGCGCGAGCGCAAGCGCGGCGTGCAGCTCTACGTCAAGCGCGTGTTCATCATGGACGACTGCGAGGAACTGGTCCCGGAATACCTGCGCTTCATCAAGGGCGTGGTGGACGCGGCCGACCTCTCGCTCAACGTCTCCCGGGAAATCCTCCAGCAGGACCGCCAGATCCAGCTGATCCGCAAGCGCCTGGTCAAGAAGATCCTGGCGACGGTCAAGTCCCTCCAGTCGGACAAGCCGGAGTCCTACACCACCTTCTGGTCCGAATTCGGCAAGGCGGTCAAGGAGGGCCTGCTCTCCGACCCGGACAACCGCAACGCCATCCTGGAGATCTGCGCCTTCGACTCCACCCACGACGCGGACAAGCAGACCAGCCTGCGCGAGTACGTGGCCCGGATGAAGGACGGCCAGCAGCACATCTACTACCTGACCGGCGAATCCCGCCAGGCCATCGAGAACTCCCCGCACATGGAAGCGCTGGCCGCCAAGGGCTACGAGGTCCTGATCCTCACCGACCCCATCGACGAGATGTGGGTGGACTCGGTCACCGACTTCGACGAGAAGCAGTTCCAGTCCATCGCCAAGGGCCAGGTGGACCTCGACACCGAGGAAGAGAAGAAGGCCACCGAAGCCGCCAGGGAAATCCAGCAGAAAGACTACGAACCCCTCCTGACCTGGCTCACCACCACCCTGGAAGCCACCGTCAAGGAAGTCCGCCTCAGCACCCGCCTCACCACCAGCCCCGCGTGCATCGTCGGCGACACCTACGACCTCACGCCGAACCTGGAAAAGATGTACCGGGCAATGGGCCAGCCCCTCCCGCCCATCAAGCGCATCCTGGAGCTGAACCCGGACCACCCGCTGGTCACCGGCCTGCGCACGGCACACACCGAACGCCCGGAAGACGAGTCCCTGCCGGAAACCGCGGAACTCCTCTACAGCATGGCGCTGCTGGCCGAGGGCGGCGACCTGCCCGACCCATCCCGCTTCATCAAACTCCTGGCCACCCGCCTGGAGAAGACGCTCTGA